One segment of Cutaneotrichosporon cavernicola HIS019 DNA, chromosome: 4 DNA contains the following:
- a CDS encoding uncharacterized protein (Belongs to the MIP aquaporin (TC 1.A.8) family), with protein sequence MSPVLPTHHNELHSAASTASPGDDEKARREHPSVIAPGNLVGRNHLIAMLGEFVGTFFFLLFSLGGTSVALQAANSVNGKLNDAGASQANSDNLLYIALVFGVSLGACVWCFFRVSGGLFNPAVTLAFIAIQGITPVRGVLLMIAQFAGGLAGAGLADGLTPGPLFAATTLGGGASIVQGLFIEVFMTAMLVFTILMTAVEKNRATFVAPIAIGMSFFICEAFSVYYTGGSLNPARSLGPAAVNKSFPGYFWIYFVGPGLGSLLAVAFYKLLTFLNYRTNLGPDCDDDGHSWDYSNDMRGRLDRIESLLARTAEQRAI encoded by the exons ATGTCGCCTGTGctccccacccaccacaaCGAGCTTCACTCAGCAGCGTCGACCGCATCACCTGGTGATGACGAGAAGGCCCGCCGCGAGCACCCCTCTGTCATCGCTCCAGGCAACCTCGTTGGTCGCAACC ACCTCATTGCCATGCTGGGCGAGTTTGTTGGCACtttcttcttcctcctcttctctcttGGAGGTACCAG CGTCGCCCTGCAGGCGGCCAACTCCGTCAacggcaagctcaacgACGCCGGCGCATCCCAGGCCAACTCTGACAACCT CCTCTACATTGCTCTCGTCTTCGGTGTTTCCCTGGGCGCTTGCGTCTGGTGCTTCTTCCGTGTGTCGGGCGGTCTCTTCAACCCCGCGGTGACCCTGGCGTTTATCGCGATCCAGGGCATCACCCCCGTCCGTGGCGTTCTCCTCATGATCGCTCAGTTCGCCGGTGGCCTGGCTGGCGCTGGTCTCGCGGACGGCCTCACCCCGGGTCCTCTCTTCGCGGCGACcaccctcggcggcggcgcgtcaATTGTCCAGGGCCTGTTCATTGAAGTCTTCATGACCGCTATGCTCGTCTTCACCATCCTCATGACCGCCGTTGAGAAGAACCGCGCCACGTTTGTGGCGCCCATTGCCATCGGCATGTCGTTCTTCATCTGCGAGGCCTTCTCGGTCTACTACACCGGTGGCTCGCTCAACCCTGCCCGTTCGCTCGGCCCCGCTGCCGTCAACAAGTCGTTCCCCGGTTACTTCTGGATCTACTTTGTTGGCCCCGGCCTTGGCTCGCTTCTCGCGGTCGCCTTCTACAAGCTCCTCACATTCCTCAACTACAGGACCAACCTCGGCCCCGActgcgacgacgacggccacTCGTGGGACTACTCCAACGACAtgcgcggccgcctcgaccgcatcGAGAGCCTTCTCGCGCGCAccgccgagcagcgcgcCATCTAA